A single genomic interval of Chloracidobacterium validum harbors:
- a CDS encoding alpha/beta hydrolase encodes MTFLLDGPAGPLEALHSRASNPRGWAALVCHPHPVFGGTMHNRVVYRIAKAFLAAGADVLRFNFRGVGASRGGYDGGIGEQADAAAALAYLQKNYPHDPLVVAGFSFGSWVGFQAARNCPQVVGRLGVGVPVARFDFSFLPAVTLPTWVVQGDTDEFGPAAIVESLLSRCQEPKGLTLVPGANHFFDKHQTELATALAAAVAWLQGRCVQD; translated from the coding sequence ATGACGTTTTTACTCGACGGCCCGGCGGGCCCATTGGAGGCGCTGCACAGTCGCGCCTCAAACCCACGGGGCTGGGCGGCATTGGTGTGTCATCCGCATCCGGTGTTTGGGGGCACGATGCACAATCGTGTCGTCTATCGGATAGCCAAGGCCTTTTTGGCGGCCGGAGCGGATGTGCTGCGCTTCAACTTCCGGGGCGTCGGCGCCAGTCGGGGCGGTTATGACGGTGGCATTGGTGAACAGGCGGATGCCGCGGCCGCGTTGGCCTATCTGCAAAAGAACTACCCACATGACCCGCTCGTTGTGGCGGGTTTTTCGTTTGGTTCCTGGGTTGGGTTTCAGGCTGCTCGGAATTGTCCGCAAGTTGTCGGACGATTAGGGGTGGGCGTGCCGGTGGCCCGCTTTGATTTTTCATTTCTGCCGGCTGTGACGCTGCCAACGTGGGTTGTTCAAGGCGACACGGATGAGTTTGGTCCGGCCGCGATCGTTGAGAGCTTGCTGTCCCGTTGCCAAGAACCCAAGGGTCTCACACTCGTGCCGGGAGCCAATCATTTCTTTGACAAGCATCAGACAGAGCTTGCTACGGCACTGGCCGCCGCCGTAGCTTGGTTACAGGGGCGATGTGTCCAAGACTAA